One window of the Micropterus dolomieu isolate WLL.071019.BEF.003 ecotype Adirondacks linkage group LG08, ASM2129224v1, whole genome shotgun sequence genome contains the following:
- the dclre1b gene encoding 5' exonuclease Apollo, with the protein MSVNGKVISHTPLAVDFWHVRKCPGARLFFLSHMHSDHTVGLTSTWSDRPIYCSPVTATLLRLKLQVKEQWIHPLELGDPYLLPLDDIGKERMTVTLIDANHCPGAVMFLFEGYFGSILYTGDFRYTPSMLREPCLRTNTTIDVLYLDNTSCDPNRTLPSRQRATQQIKEIIRSHPNHNVVIGLYALGKESLLVELAMEFKTWIEVSFERMETLKALELPNVFTTDPGAGRIRVVEQSKICCATLRLWNEEQPTLAILPTSRPLISFHPHLHVVPYSDHSSYQELEDFVSALKPTSLVPIVGNFVPGRLSALLPRKKRHEILVPESVQHYMLRPTESQLGAIAHASLRRRHFQPLAPKGVVFESPGSGSRKSCEEAWEAECLEQDASEEEVDNESSEKDSDCILIDLSEELTPNKNRRGARDVNIAKTVYEDMTMAESVPLGQVEIVANTKACLSPVRTPRRLFETNAKIINKTASSENYSCQHCRHGNAQSIHKLSDGDGMGQHSGLGMDQDADMSDDNNTSQHGDQNDGVTLLQGGLDSDSCSSSPELRQEYIEELENSILKALPFTEEDFKTWDLVPL; encoded by the exons ATGTCAGTCAACGGGAAAGTCATCTCCCACACACCGCTGGCCGTAGACTTCTGGCATGTGCGCAAGTGTCCCGGCGCACGCCTGTTTTTCCTGTCCCATATGCACAGCGACCACACGGTGGGTTTGACCTCCACCTGGAGCGACCGGCCCATCTACTGCTCACCAGTCACTGCCACCCTGCTCAGACTCAAACTGCAG GTGAAAGAACAGTGGATCCATCCTTTAGAGCTGGGTGATCCATACCTGCTGCCACTGGATGACATCGGCAAAGAGAGGATGACCGTCACACTGATAGACGCCAACCACTGTCCAGGGGCTGTCATGTTTCTCTTCGAGGGCTACTTTGGCTCTATACTGTACACTG GTGACTTCCGATATACTCCCTCCATGTTGCGTGAGCCGTGCTTGAGGACCAACACCACTATAGATGTCCTGTACCTGGACAACACCAGCTGTGACCCCAACCGCACCCTCCCCTCCAGGCAGCGAGCCACTCAACAAATCAAAGAGATCATCCGCAGTCACCCCAACCACAACGTTGTCATAG GCCTGTATGCTCTGGGCAAAGAGTCCCTGCTGGTGGAGCTGGCGATGGAGTTTAAAACCTGGATTGAGGTGAGCTTTGAGAGGATGGAGACCCTCAAAGCCCTGGAGCTGCCTAACGTCTTCACCACTGACCCCGGAGCCGGTCGTATCCGAGTTGTGGAGCAGTCGAAGATCTGCTGTGCCACTTTACGCCTGTGGAACGAAGAACAACCCACTTTGGCCATCTTGCCCACGAGCAGGCCCCTGATCTCCTTTCACCCCCACCTCCATGTGGTGCCCTACTCGGACCACTCCTCTTACCAAGAGCTGGAGGATTTTGTCTCTGCACTAAAACCTACCTCCCTTGTGCCCATTGTAGGTAACTTTGTACCTGGTAGACTCTCTGCCTTACTGCCCAGGAAGAAGCGCCATGAAATCCTCGTACCTGAGTCAGTCCAACACTACATGTTGAGGCCGACTGAGAGCCAACTTGGCGCAATAGCACACGCCAGCCTTCGCCGCAGACATTTCCAACCTCTTGCTCCCAAAGGGGTGGTGTTTGAGTCGCCTGGTAGTGGATCCAGGAAGTCATGCGAAGAAGCCTGGGAGGCAGAGTGCCTGGAGCAGGATGCTTCTGAGGAAGAGGTAGACAACGAAAGCAGTGAAAAGGACTCTGACTGCATCCTTATTGACCTGAGCGAGGAACTCACCCCtaacaaaaacagaagaggGGCTAGAGACGTCAACATCGCCAAGACAGTGTATGAAGACATGACAATGGCGGAGTCAGTGCCGCTCGGTCAAGTGGAGATCGTGGCAAACACGAAGGCCTGCTTGTCACCTGTCAGGACCCCAAGAAGGCTTTTTGAAACTAATGCCAAAATAATCAACAAGACAGCATCCAGTGAAAATTACAGTTGTCAGCACTGCAGACATGGAAATGCTCAGAGCATCCACAAGCTGTCAGACGGTGACGGCATGGGCCAGCACAGTGGACTTGGAATGGATCAGGATGCTGACATGTCAGATGACAATAACACGAGTCAGCACGGTGATCAGAACGACGGCGTGACATTATTGCAAGGGGGCCTCGACAGTGATTCTTGCTCTTCATCCCCGGAGCTGAGGCAGGAGTATATAGAGGAGCttgaaaacagtattttaaagGCTCTTCCCTTCACAGAGGAGGACTTTAAGACATGGGATCTCGTGCCGCTGTAA